The following is a genomic window from Deinococcus arcticus.
TCCTGCAGGCACATCGCCACACCGAGGCCGCCAGATCGTTCTTCCAGCGACTGTTGGGGGAATACGACGTGCCGGAGGTCATCCATACCGACAAGCTTCGGAGCTATGGTGCGGCCCTGCGCGAGCTTCCCGTGCTCCACGCTGTGGAGCACGTTCAGGTGGTCTCGACCGCCCGTTGCAACAACCTGATTGAGCAGTCCCATCGCCCGACCCGGCGGCAGGAACGGCAACTGCGAGGTTTCAGGTCACGAAAACGAGCACAGGGCTTCCTCAACCTACACGCCCACTTGGCGAATCTTCACCACTCTGCCCGCTCCACCGTTCCCGCTCGCCCCCGTCGCTTACATCAACAGGCTGCCTTTAAGACGTGGCAAGAAACGATACAGCAGGTGGCCTAAACTTTAGGCCACCTGCCTTTCTGGGTTTCTTCCGCCTTCTGGAAGCCAATAACTTACCATAACCGTCACGCCTCATCACCCTATCGGCCTTAAGTTGCCAGAACCCCACAGCAAGGGTTTCGGCGGGTCCAGCGCCGTGATCAGGACGACCAGCAGGTCCCACGCCCACCGGCCCCGGATGAGGGTCCGGCGGTACAGGGCGTGACTCCATCGTGGGGTCAAGGCCGGTTGCCTGCGATCGTTCCGGGCGGCAGCACGTCGTCCACGCGCTCCACGATACCGACGCGCGCTCCCAGCCAGGCCAGCGCCGCGTCCAAGGGCCTGTCCGGAAAGCCCTCCACTGCCAGGAGGGCCCGGTCATGCGCGTAGTCGTCGATCAACACCAGCTTCACGTCCCGTTCGCCGTCGAGCCATGTAAAGTGCACGTGATCCGCGCCGACTTCGTGCTCGCCCACGTACCTGAATGTCAGGCCGTGCACTTCAGCCGCATCGGCCAAGTTCGACACGTACCGGCCCGTCTGGAGGTTCCCGGCCGTGGAATCGAGGACCAGCAGGGCACACGCCCCACCGGGCCCAAGAGGCTCACTTAAGGCCATGGTAGATGCGGCCGCGGGCGAGGGTGGTGTCCTGGTCCCCGCGCACGACGTACGCCAGATCGAGCTTCGGGAAGTAGTACGCGCGGCCCCCGCCGGGCTGCGCAATCACCTCGGGTGCCCCGTACTGC
Proteins encoded in this region:
- a CDS encoding IS6 family transposase — translated: MSGQRLPGYRFPLAVIGDAVWLYHRFTLSDRDVEELLLERVVTLTRESIRTWCINFGDLLAQGLRHREPRRGSRWHLDEMRVDVGGVKHWLWRAVDEYGAVLDVLLQAHRHTEAARSFFQRLLGEYDVPEVIHTDKLRSYGAALRELPVLHAVEHVQVVSTARCNNLIEQSHRPTRRQERQLRGFRSRKRAQGFLNLHAHLANLHHSARSTVPARPRRLHQQAAFKTWQETIQQVA